One Candidatus Woesearchaeota archaeon DNA window includes the following coding sequences:
- a CDS encoding DUF3387 domain-containing protein produces RESVRAKLRIGVKRLLKKYGYPPDKQKMATDLVLEQAELLSDKWSEMNEEDAASSYVLDNAPVMAVADKLRKVL; encoded by the coding sequence ACGAGAGAGTGTAAGAGCAAAACTAAGAATAGGTGTCAAAAGACTGCTAAAAAAGTATGGCTATCCTCCTGACAAGCAAAAAATGGCAACAGACTTAGTACTAGAACAAGCGGAATTACTGTCTGACAAATGGTCTGAAATGAATGAAGAAGATGCCGCGAGCAGTTATGTGCTTGATAACGCTCCCGTGATGGCCGTCGCGGATAAGCTGAGAAAAGTTCTCTGA